One genomic segment of Nitrospinaceae bacterium includes these proteins:
- a CDS encoding 4Fe-4S binding protein: protein MSEKGAGSVADETFLDIGDFNERIVGAYNDGSAELGIEADIQMARSLVPAGTGAFRDFSYIAPDIPEFYNDKCVGCMDCVTECPDTAILGIAVGEKELESRLAQIPDEKDRETMRLRFSKTSKFHKQAEKKGLDGAMFGIFVDPSKCKGCGECVEVCGSHESLGMMPKTKENLEEFNSSWDFYKSLPETPSEYVNEKFLADMMLTERSLIFVGGAGSCMGCGEATALRMMTAATGFQYGVDGMGIVASTGCNTVYTSTYPYNPYRVPWTNSLFENSPAVSMGVRARWNQRGMEHKKLWCIGGDGAMLDIGFQSLSRM, encoded by the coding sequence ATGAGTGAAAAAGGCGCAGGGAGCGTAGCGGACGAGACTTTCTTAGATATCGGAGATTTTAACGAGCGCATCGTAGGCGCTTATAACGACGGTTCGGCCGAGCTAGGGATTGAGGCCGATATTCAGATGGCCCGTAGTTTGGTTCCCGCCGGAACCGGCGCGTTTCGCGATTTTAGTTATATTGCCCCCGATATTCCAGAATTTTACAACGACAAATGTGTGGGATGTATGGACTGTGTGACCGAGTGTCCGGATACGGCAATTCTCGGCATAGCTGTCGGCGAGAAAGAGCTTGAAAGCCGGCTGGCCCAGATTCCTGACGAAAAAGATCGCGAAACGATGCGCCTGCGCTTCTCAAAGACCAGCAAGTTTCATAAGCAGGCCGAGAAAAAAGGTCTCGATGGCGCCATGTTCGGCATCTTCGTTGACCCTTCCAAGTGCAAAGGTTGCGGAGAGTGCGTTGAAGTATGCGGCTCCCACGAATCTTTAGGCATGATGCCGAAGACGAAAGAAAATCTTGAAGAATTTAATTCGAGTTGGGACTTTTACAAATCCTTGCCCGAGACGCCCAGCGAATATGTTAACGAAAAATTTCTCGCGGACATGATGCTCACCGAGCGCTCGCTGATTTTTGTGGGTGGGGCAGGTAGTTGCATGGGCTGCGGTGAGGCGACGGCTCTTCGGATGATGACGGCTGCCACTGGATTTCAGTACGGCGTAGACGGCATGGGTATTGTCGCCTCGACGGGCTGTAACACAGTTTACACCAGCACCTATCCCTACAATCCCTATCGAGTGCCCTGGACGAATTCTCTTTTCGAGAATAGCCCGGCCGTTTCGATGGGCGTGCGTGCGCGCTGGAATCAGCGAGGCATGGAGCATAAAAAACTCTGGTGCATTGGTGGCGACGGCGCGATGCTGGACATTGGTTTCCAGTCGCTCTCGCGGATGC
- a CDS encoding pyruvate ferredoxin oxidoreductase produces the protein MSGTNGKAFPYPGIPTTSDGAGAVAWVETHITQGACAYPITSSTTMGQGYQAEVANGKENLWGEKLFFLELESEHSSASTCEGYAVAGGRVSNFTSGQGLILMKEVLYTISGKRLPVVFHIGARALTSQSLNVHAGHDDVMGVTDCGWSMFFARTAQETGDLALIARRVAEDSETPVLNIQDGFLTTHTVENVSLPEPEFMKSYIGPAGEKTPNLMDFDNPIMSGVVQNQDAYMKGKIAQRYFYDKIPGIVKNAMDEFYEATGRRYDMVDSYRMEDAEYAYVGMGCYMETACATVDYLREQGVKIGLVNVTVFRPFPGAELVEALKGVKAFTILERLDVPNAQSNPLTAETKAAFSDALIGSEGYAAIDRIPVVFSASAGLGSRDVRPGDLIAVAHNMMEGGEGKRYFSIGIDHATALEPMEDPDLRPTGSFSMRGHSVGGYGSVTTNKVIATIAGDTFGLNVQAYPKYGSEKKGLPTTYYLTIAEDVIRTHCELRQVEFIPLNDVNALYAGNPLQGLSEGGMVFIQTPENEPEAVWENIPQSARSAIRARKTRIVYMDTVQVAREIASDPSLEQRMQGIVLLGIFLSCTPFAKEKGISEEEVFASVEKSIRKYFGRRGEQVVKDNMECVRRGYTENKEIPQELIETASTLEMVG, from the coding sequence ATGAGCGGAACCAACGGCAAGGCGTTTCCATATCCTGGCATACCCACCACATCTGATGGTGCCGGTGCGGTGGCCTGGGTGGAAACCCATATTACACAAGGCGCCTGCGCCTACCCGATTACAAGCTCGACCACCATGGGGCAGGGTTATCAGGCCGAGGTGGCCAACGGGAAGGAAAATTTGTGGGGCGAAAAACTCTTCTTCCTTGAGCTTGAGAGTGAGCATTCGAGTGCCAGCACCTGCGAGGGCTATGCCGTCGCAGGGGGACGTGTTTCAAACTTCACCTCGGGACAGGGCCTCATCTTGATGAAGGAGGTTCTCTATACCATCAGCGGCAAACGCCTTCCGGTGGTGTTTCACATCGGTGCCCGGGCGTTGACCTCCCAGAGCCTCAACGTCCACGCGGGCCATGATGACGTGATGGGCGTCACTGACTGCGGCTGGTCGATGTTCTTTGCCCGAACGGCTCAAGAAACGGGCGATCTTGCCCTGATCGCCCGCCGCGTTGCAGAGGACAGCGAGACCCCGGTTCTCAACATCCAGGACGGCTTCCTCACCACCCACACAGTCGAAAACGTCTCCCTTCCCGAGCCCGAGTTTATGAAGTCCTATATTGGCCCGGCAGGGGAGAAAACGCCGAACCTGATGGATTTCGATAATCCCATCATGAGTGGCGTTGTACAGAACCAGGACGCCTATATGAAGGGCAAAATTGCCCAGCGCTATTTTTACGACAAAATCCCCGGCATCGTGAAAAATGCGATGGATGAATTCTACGAGGCCACCGGTCGCCGCTATGACATGGTGGACTCATACCGGATGGAGGATGCTGAGTACGCCTATGTCGGAATGGGCTGCTACATGGAAACAGCTTGCGCCACGGTTGATTATTTACGCGAGCAGGGCGTCAAGATTGGTTTGGTGAACGTTACGGTATTCCGGCCCTTCCCGGGAGCAGAGTTGGTCGAGGCCCTCAAAGGTGTAAAGGCGTTCACGATTCTTGAGCGGCTCGATGTTCCTAACGCCCAGTCGAATCCGCTGACAGCCGAGACAAAAGCGGCTTTCTCGGATGCTTTGATCGGAAGCGAGGGATACGCTGCTATTGACCGCATTCCGGTCGTGTTCTCTGCCTCGGCGGGTCTTGGCAGCCGTGATGTTCGGCCTGGCGATCTTATTGCCGTGGCGCACAACATGATGGAAGGCGGAGAGGGGAAGCGTTATTTCTCCATCGGCATCGACCACGCCACCGCCCTCGAACCCATGGAAGACCCGGATCTTCGTCCGACCGGCTCGTTCTCAATGCGCGGCCACTCGGTCGGCGGATATGGCTCGGTTACGACGAATAAGGTCATCGCCACCATCGCGGGCGACACATTTGGCCTCAATGTCCAGGCCTATCCCAAGTACGGCTCTGAGAAAAAAGGCCTGCCGACCACCTACTACCTGACTATCGCAGAGGATGTGATTCGGACTCACTGCGAGTTGCGCCAGGTCGAGTTCATCCCTCTAAATGATGTAAACGCGCTTTATGCCGGAAACCCGCTTCAGGGGCTCAGCGAAGGCGGAATGGTGTTCATACAAACACCTGAAAATGAGCCCGAGGCGGTATGGGAGAATATTCCCCAGTCCGCGAGGAGCGCCATCCGGGCCCGGAAGACGCGGATCGTCTACATGGACACCGTTCAGGTTGCTCGTGAAATCGCTAGTGATCCTTCGCTTGAGCAGCGCATGCAGGGCATCGTGCTTCTTGGAATCTTCCTTAGCTGCACACCCTTCGCTAAAGAAAAAGGCATTAGCGAAGAAGAAGTTTTCGCTAGCGTTGAGAAATCGATTCGCAAATACTTCGGTCGCCGCGGCGAGCAGGTCGTCAAGGACAACATGGAATGTGTCCGGCGCGGCTACACCGAGAATAAGGAAATTCCCCAAGAGTTGATCGAAACAGCAAGTACACTGGAAATGGTGGGCTAA